The Cohnella abietis genome has a segment encoding these proteins:
- a CDS encoding carbohydrate ABC transporter permease translates to MSNNNNHIKEKGHRTMKLIAYLITLFFILAALFPLFWMISSSMKNELSITANPPKWLPSIPQTIQVTLDYTDQATEDADFYEKDAMKAIWFPWKMNSRDLIGAVVIEGVKDGRLLYRAKTAGYSFRYAHKFIVPSSLFSGDGMDNKLSDIRKQKYSTFKWYGDAGISNEKATTNSDSEVVHHFQEFYQTTEFVKGKSLSLATSRNFWSIFDSYRTVILMGQAQSSNGPSYLHYFYNSAFVTLTSILLQLVIGSLAAYAISFTIRSKKLQLWLTMFFLATLAVPDIVLLVPLYLTMNQLHLVNSLWGIILPHTAWGIVIFLFKGFFDQLPRELMQAAEVDGASDIRKFAQIVLPMSIPIFTVVTVMTFLPVWNEFLWPLVIATGQDNWTITVALNSLQSTTPANIVMAVGVLSMIPLLIVFATCQKYIEKGASFTGVKG, encoded by the coding sequence ATGAGTAATAATAACAATCATATTAAAGAAAAAGGTCATCGTACAATGAAGCTTATCGCTTATCTGATAACGCTATTTTTTATTTTAGCGGCGTTGTTTCCATTATTTTGGATGATCTCCTCATCGATGAAGAATGAATTATCCATAACAGCAAATCCACCTAAGTGGTTGCCTTCTATTCCACAAACCATTCAAGTGACATTGGATTATACGGATCAAGCAACAGAAGATGCTGATTTTTATGAGAAGGACGCGATGAAAGCGATCTGGTTTCCTTGGAAAATGAATAGTCGCGATTTGATCGGAGCTGTTGTCATAGAGGGGGTAAAGGATGGCCGACTCCTGTATCGGGCAAAAACAGCAGGTTACTCCTTCCGGTACGCACATAAATTTATTGTTCCCTCCAGTCTCTTTAGTGGAGATGGGATGGATAATAAGCTATCAGATATTAGAAAGCAAAAGTATTCAACGTTTAAGTGGTATGGGGATGCAGGGATATCAAATGAGAAAGCAACAACAAACTCGGATTCTGAGGTTGTTCACCACTTTCAAGAGTTCTATCAGACGACTGAATTTGTGAAGGGTAAGTCGCTAAGCTTGGCGACATCTAGAAACTTTTGGAGTATATTCGACAGTTATCGGACAGTCATTCTAATGGGCCAAGCCCAATCAAGCAACGGTCCGTCCTATCTTCATTACTTTTATAATAGTGCCTTCGTTACCCTTACTTCAATTTTACTTCAGCTTGTTATAGGTTCCCTGGCAGCCTATGCTATTTCCTTTACAATTCGGAGCAAGAAGCTTCAGCTGTGGTTAACCATGTTCTTTCTAGCAACGCTTGCCGTACCTGATATTGTGCTGCTTGTCCCGCTATATTTAACCATGAACCAACTGCATTTAGTGAACTCATTATGGGGTATTATTCTACCGCATACAGCTTGGGGAATCGTTATCTTTTTATTCAAAGGATTTTTCGATCAATTGCCACGTGAGCTTATGCAAGCAGCTGAAGTGGATGGTGCATCAGATATAAGGAAGTTCGCTCAGATTGTCCTTCCGATGTCGATACCCATATTCACTGTGGTTACAGTTATGACTTTCTTACCTGTTTGGAACGAGTTTTTGTGGCCGCTAGTTATTGCGACAGGACAAGATAACTGGACAATTACGGTTGCCTTAAACTCGCTACAATCAACGACTCCAGCGAACATAGTTATGGCAGTAGGTGTTTTAAGTATGATCCCTTTGTTAATCGTATTTGCAACCTGTCAGAAATATATAGAAAAAGGCGCTTCTTTTACAGGCGTAAAAGGGTAA